One Punica granatum isolate Tunisia-2019 chromosome 3, ASM765513v2, whole genome shotgun sequence genomic window carries:
- the LOC116199575 gene encoding inactive protein kinase SELMODRAFT_444075 — translation MSSRELRRGTQLEKEVDAAEKVVVAVKASKEIPKAALVWALTHVVQPGGCITLVVVVPCQSSGRKFWGFPLFAGDCANGHRKSHLGSSSEQKIDITDSCSQMFLRLHDVYDPNKINVKIKIVSGSPCGAVAAEAKKTEANWVVIDKQLKHEEKRCMEELQCNIVTMKRSQPKVLRLNLVGSSKREPEAATSLSLEPKELSERDLKNKKTDALDSIRGPVVTPTSSPELGTPFTATEAGTSSVSSSDPGTSPFFISEGNLDIKKEEALVIKESRELEECSSSSDSDSENLSLASASLRFQPWNMAKLLGSNEKAQSMTTASKNIIFDKFSGNVREAVSLSRNVPPGPPPLCSICQHKAPMFGKPPRWFSFEELEMATGGFSKANFLAEGGFGSVHRGVLPDGQVVAVKQHKLASSQGDQEFCSEVEVLSCAQHRNVVMLIGFCIEDKRRLLVYEYICNGSLDSHLYGRHQEPLEWSARQKIALGAARGLRYLHEECRVGCIVHRDMRPNNILITHDFEPLVGDFGLARWQPDGDTGVVTRVIGTFGYLAPEYAQSGQVTEKADVYSFGVVLVELVTGRKAVDLNLPKGQQCLAEWARPLLEEFAIDQLIDPRLGDRYAEHEVSCMLHAASLCIRRDPQSRPRLSQVLRILEGDMLFDSNYMSTPSSDVGSQSGRIWADQQQHHSGPLLEEAMEVFNQKLSVGYSKAQFLGQR, via the exons ATGAGCAGTAGAGAGCTGAGGAGAGGGACGCAGCTGGAGAAGGAGGTTGATGCTGCGGAGAAGGTTGTGGTCGCAGTAAAGGCCTCGAAGGAGATCCCAAAAGCTGCCCTCGTTTGGGCCTTGACCCACGTGGTTCAGCCCGGTGGCTGCATTACTTTGGTCGTGGTTGTCCCTTGCCAGAGTTCGG GTCGGAAATTTTGGGGTTTCCCATTATTTGCAGGGGACTGTGCAAATGGTCATCGGAAATCTCACTTAGGATCAAGCTCGGAACAGAAAATCGATATCACAGATTCGTGTTCCCAGATGTTCCTTCGGCTGCACGATGTTTACGACCCAAACAAG ATAAATGTCAAGATAAAGATTGTCTCCGGATCTCCTTGTGGTGCAGTGGCTGCTGAAGCTAAGAAAACTGAGGCGAATTGGGTCGTCATAGACAa ACAGCTCAAGCACGAGGAGAAACGATGCATGGAAGAGCTGCAATGTAACATTGTCACCATGAAACGTTCTCAGCCAAAAGTTCTCCGTTTGAATCTGGTTGGGTCTTCCAAGAGAGAGCCTGAAGCTGCCACTTCCTTATCTCTGGAGCCTAAAGAACTGTCAGAGAGAGACCTTAAGAACAAGAAGACAGATGCATTAGATTCCATCAGGGGCCCGGTAGTCACTCCAACCAGCAGCCCCGAACTTGGGACGCCATTTACCGCTACTGAAGCTGGGACATCCTCAGTCTCGAGTTCTGACCCTGGGACATCTCCCTTCTTCATCTCTGAAGGAAACTTGGATATAAAGAAAGAAGAGGCCCTCGTGATAAAAGAATCCCGGGAACTCGAGGAGTGCAGTAGCAGTTCCGATTCTGATAGTGAGAATCTGTCATTAGCTTCAGCAAGTCTGAGATTTCAGCCATGGAATATGGCTAAGTTGCTTGGCTCCAACGAGAAGGCTCAATCAATGACAACCGCCTCAAAGAACATCATTTTTGACAAGTTCAGTGGGAATGTCCGAGAGGCAGTCTCATTGTCCCGAAACGTTCCCCCTGGCCCTCCTCCCCTGTGCTCGATATGCCAGCACAAAGCTCCCATGTTTGGGAAGCCTCCAAGGTGGTTCAGCTTTGAGGAGCTGGAGATGGCCACAGGAGGGTTCTCCAAGGCTAATTTTTTGGCGGAAGGAGGTTTTGGGTCTGTCCACAGAGGAGTGCTTCCAGATGGACAAGTTGTCGCTGTGAAACAGCACAAGCTTGCAAGCTCTCAGGGGGACCAGGAGTTCTGCTCCGAAGTTGAGGTCTTGAGCTGTGCCCAGCACCGAAACGTTGTTATGCTGATCGGCTTCTGTATAGAGGATAAGAGGAGGCTGTTGGTCTATGAGTACATTTGCAACGGCTCGCTGGATTCTCATCTATATG GACGACACCAAGAGCCACTGGAATGGTCAGCAAGGCAGAAAATCGCATTGGGGGCTGCCCGAGGACTCCGATATCTTCACGAAGAGTGTAGGGTAGGTTGCATTGTCCACCGAGATATGCGCCCAAACAACATTCTCATCACACATGATTTTGAGCCACTG GTCGGGGATTTTGGTCTTGCAAGGTGGCAGCCTGATGGGGATACTGGGGTAGTAACTAGAGTAATAGGTACCTTTGG GTATTTAGCTCCGGAGTATGCCCAGAGTGGCCAAGTCACAGAAAAAGCTGATGTGTACTCTTTCGGTGTGGTCTTGGTGGAGCTTGTCACAGGCCGAAAGGCCGTGGACCTTAATCTGCCAAAGGGCCAGCAGTGTCTCGCAGAATGG GCACGCCCTTTATTGGAAGAATTTGCAATTGATCAGCTAATTGACCCAAGATTGGGAGATCGATATGCAGAACATGAGGTTTCTTGTATGCTGCATGCTGCATCCTTGTGTATAAGACGGGACCCGCAGTCAAGGCCTAGATTGTCTCAG GTACTGCGCATTTTGGAAGGGGACATGCTCTTTGACTCGAATTATATGTCCACCCCGAGCTCCGATGTTGGAAGTCAAAGTGGTCGGATCTGGGCTGACCAGCAACAACACCACAGTGGACCTTTACTAGAGGAGGCCATGGAAGTTTTTAACCAAAAACTATCTGTGGGATACTCGAAGGCCCAGTTTCTAGGTCAGCGATAA
- the LOC116202001 gene encoding uncharacterized protein LOC116202001 isoform X3, whose translation MAQQPYDRYYKAAAPLPDYTNPEIKTLFISGLPDDVKAREIHNLFRHRPGFDACQLKYTGRGNQVVAFATFFSHQSAIAALRALNGVKFDPDTGCALHIELARTNSWRKRKPGSGPYVVIDNRDRNNAQGSSSDDGGSESDDPSETDKQDSGDEDDVVNAKSGGSAGVDGAEAAVSNQEDKATEGNTQACSTLFFANLGPKCTEDELKQVLSQYPGFNVLKMRGRGGLPVAFADFEEIEQATKAMEELQDTQLESSDRGGLHIEYARSKMRKR comes from the exons ATGGCGCAACAACCCTACGATCGTTACTACAAAGCAGCAGCCCCATTGCCCGACTACACCAACCCCGAGATCAAAACCCTCTTCATCTCTGGCTTGCCGGACGACGTCAAGGCGCGCGAGATTCACAACCTCTTCCGCCACCGCCCTGGGTTCGACGCCTGCCAGCTCAAGTACACCGGACGCGGCAATCAG GTCGTTGCCTTCGCTACGTTCTTCAGTCATCAATCAGCAATTGCTGCCCTGCGTGCACTAAAT GGTGTCAAGTTCGATCCCGACACAGGATGCGCCCTGCATATCGAGCTCGCCAGAACAAATTCTTGGAGGAAGCGTAAACCAG GCAGTGGACCGTATGTTGTTATCGATAATAGAGACAGAAATAATGCCCAAGGGTCTTCGAGCGATGATG GAGGGAGTGAATCTGATGATCCATCAGAGACTGACAAACAGGACTCGGGCGATGAAGATGATGTGGTGAATGCTAAGAG TGGTGGATCAGCAGGTGTTGATGGTGCTGAAGCAGCTGTGAGTAAT CAGGAAGATAAGGCTACTGAAGGAAATACCCAAGCATGCTCCACTTTATTTTTCGCAAACCTTGGTCCAAAGTGCACTGAGGATGAATTGAAGCAAGTTCTTTCACA ATATCCAGGATTCAATGTGCTCAAAATGCGAGGGAGGGGTGGATTGCCagttgcttttgctgatttcgAA GAAATCGAACAAGCAACAAAAGCCATGGAGGAACTTCAAGATACTCAGTTGGAATCATCTGATCGAGGCGGCCTGCACATAGa GTATGCAAGGTCAAAAATGCGCAAGCGATGA
- the LOC116202001 gene encoding uncharacterized protein LOC116202001 isoform X1 — MAQQPYDRYYKAAAPLPDYTNPEIKTLFISGLPDDVKAREIHNLFRHRPGFDACQLKYTGRGNQVVAFATFFSHQSAIAALRALNGVKFDPDTGCALHIELARTNSWRKRKPGDVSASKVDVFSSSGPYVVIDNRDRNNAQGSSSDDGGSESDDPSETDKQDSGDEDDVVNAKSGGSAGVDGAEAAVSNQEDKATEGNTQACSTLFFANLGPKCTEDELKQVLSQYPGFNVLKMRGRGGLPVAFADFEEIEQATKAMEELQDTQLESSDRGGLHIEYARSKMRKR; from the exons ATGGCGCAACAACCCTACGATCGTTACTACAAAGCAGCAGCCCCATTGCCCGACTACACCAACCCCGAGATCAAAACCCTCTTCATCTCTGGCTTGCCGGACGACGTCAAGGCGCGCGAGATTCACAACCTCTTCCGCCACCGCCCTGGGTTCGACGCCTGCCAGCTCAAGTACACCGGACGCGGCAATCAG GTCGTTGCCTTCGCTACGTTCTTCAGTCATCAATCAGCAATTGCTGCCCTGCGTGCACTAAAT GGTGTCAAGTTCGATCCCGACACAGGATGCGCCCTGCATATCGAGCTCGCCAGAACAAATTCTTGGAGGAAGCGTAAACCAGGTGATGTATCTGCCTCTAAGGTCGATGTATTCAGCA GCAGTGGACCGTATGTTGTTATCGATAATAGAGACAGAAATAATGCCCAAGGGTCTTCGAGCGATGATG GAGGGAGTGAATCTGATGATCCATCAGAGACTGACAAACAGGACTCGGGCGATGAAGATGATGTGGTGAATGCTAAGAG TGGTGGATCAGCAGGTGTTGATGGTGCTGAAGCAGCTGTGAGTAAT CAGGAAGATAAGGCTACTGAAGGAAATACCCAAGCATGCTCCACTTTATTTTTCGCAAACCTTGGTCCAAAGTGCACTGAGGATGAATTGAAGCAAGTTCTTTCACA ATATCCAGGATTCAATGTGCTCAAAATGCGAGGGAGGGGTGGATTGCCagttgcttttgctgatttcgAA GAAATCGAACAAGCAACAAAAGCCATGGAGGAACTTCAAGATACTCAGTTGGAATCATCTGATCGAGGCGGCCTGCACATAGa GTATGCAAGGTCAAAAATGCGCAAGCGATGA
- the LOC116202001 gene encoding uncharacterized protein LOC116202001 isoform X4 has translation MAQQPYDRYYKAAAPLPDYTNPEIKTLFISGLPDDVKAREIHNLFRHRPGFDACQLKYTGRGNQVVAFATFFSHQSAIAALRALNGVKFDPDTGCALHIELARTNSWRKRKPGSGPYVVIDNRDRNNAQGSSSDDGGSESDDPSETDKQDSGDEDDVVNAKSGGSAGVDGAEAAVSNEDKATEGNTQACSTLFFANLGPKCTEDELKQVLSQYPGFNVLKMRGRGGLPVAFADFEEIEQATKAMEELQDTQLESSDRGGLHIEYARSKMRKR, from the exons ATGGCGCAACAACCCTACGATCGTTACTACAAAGCAGCAGCCCCATTGCCCGACTACACCAACCCCGAGATCAAAACCCTCTTCATCTCTGGCTTGCCGGACGACGTCAAGGCGCGCGAGATTCACAACCTCTTCCGCCACCGCCCTGGGTTCGACGCCTGCCAGCTCAAGTACACCGGACGCGGCAATCAG GTCGTTGCCTTCGCTACGTTCTTCAGTCATCAATCAGCAATTGCTGCCCTGCGTGCACTAAAT GGTGTCAAGTTCGATCCCGACACAGGATGCGCCCTGCATATCGAGCTCGCCAGAACAAATTCTTGGAGGAAGCGTAAACCAG GCAGTGGACCGTATGTTGTTATCGATAATAGAGACAGAAATAATGCCCAAGGGTCTTCGAGCGATGATG GAGGGAGTGAATCTGATGATCCATCAGAGACTGACAAACAGGACTCGGGCGATGAAGATGATGTGGTGAATGCTAAGAG TGGTGGATCAGCAGGTGTTGATGGTGCTGAAGCAGCTGTGAGTAAT GAAGATAAGGCTACTGAAGGAAATACCCAAGCATGCTCCACTTTATTTTTCGCAAACCTTGGTCCAAAGTGCACTGAGGATGAATTGAAGCAAGTTCTTTCACA ATATCCAGGATTCAATGTGCTCAAAATGCGAGGGAGGGGTGGATTGCCagttgcttttgctgatttcgAA GAAATCGAACAAGCAACAAAAGCCATGGAGGAACTTCAAGATACTCAGTTGGAATCATCTGATCGAGGCGGCCTGCACATAGa GTATGCAAGGTCAAAAATGCGCAAGCGATGA
- the LOC116202001 gene encoding uncharacterized protein LOC116202001 isoform X2 → MAQQPYDRYYKAAAPLPDYTNPEIKTLFISGLPDDVKAREIHNLFRHRPGFDACQLKYTGRGNQVVAFATFFSHQSAIAALRALNGVKFDPDTGCALHIELARTNSWRKRKPGDVSASKVDVFSSSGPYVVIDNRDRNNAQGSSSDDGGSESDDPSETDKQDSGDEDDVVNAKSGGSAGVDGAEAAVSNEDKATEGNTQACSTLFFANLGPKCTEDELKQVLSQYPGFNVLKMRGRGGLPVAFADFEEIEQATKAMEELQDTQLESSDRGGLHIEYARSKMRKR, encoded by the exons ATGGCGCAACAACCCTACGATCGTTACTACAAAGCAGCAGCCCCATTGCCCGACTACACCAACCCCGAGATCAAAACCCTCTTCATCTCTGGCTTGCCGGACGACGTCAAGGCGCGCGAGATTCACAACCTCTTCCGCCACCGCCCTGGGTTCGACGCCTGCCAGCTCAAGTACACCGGACGCGGCAATCAG GTCGTTGCCTTCGCTACGTTCTTCAGTCATCAATCAGCAATTGCTGCCCTGCGTGCACTAAAT GGTGTCAAGTTCGATCCCGACACAGGATGCGCCCTGCATATCGAGCTCGCCAGAACAAATTCTTGGAGGAAGCGTAAACCAGGTGATGTATCTGCCTCTAAGGTCGATGTATTCAGCA GCAGTGGACCGTATGTTGTTATCGATAATAGAGACAGAAATAATGCCCAAGGGTCTTCGAGCGATGATG GAGGGAGTGAATCTGATGATCCATCAGAGACTGACAAACAGGACTCGGGCGATGAAGATGATGTGGTGAATGCTAAGAG TGGTGGATCAGCAGGTGTTGATGGTGCTGAAGCAGCTGTGAGTAAT GAAGATAAGGCTACTGAAGGAAATACCCAAGCATGCTCCACTTTATTTTTCGCAAACCTTGGTCCAAAGTGCACTGAGGATGAATTGAAGCAAGTTCTTTCACA ATATCCAGGATTCAATGTGCTCAAAATGCGAGGGAGGGGTGGATTGCCagttgcttttgctgatttcgAA GAAATCGAACAAGCAACAAAAGCCATGGAGGAACTTCAAGATACTCAGTTGGAATCATCTGATCGAGGCGGCCTGCACATAGa GTATGCAAGGTCAAAAATGCGCAAGCGATGA
- the LOC116200475 gene encoding phosphopantothenoylcysteine decarboxylase subunit VHS3-like yields MDRADLLVDLLEEDERQKRKKTKDIFDNDFDDDSSNDSTDDLSDDSDQSTTLSTDDEDDDADFFMLDANDDDFFDDDPPSPMSNDEDDDHKMG; encoded by the exons ATGGACAGAGCAGACTTACTTGTTGATCTACTTGAAGAGGATGAGAGacaaaagaggaagaagacgaaggACATTTTTGACAATGATTTTGATGATGATTCAAGCAATGATTCTACTGATGATTTAAGTGATGATTCGG ACCAGAGCACCACCCTCTCTactgatgatgaagatgatgatgctGATTTCTTTATGCTTGATGCTAATGATGATGATTTCTTCGATGATGATCCACCCTCCCCAATGTCtaatgatgaagatgatgatcaTAAAATGGGATGA